In Dermacentor silvarum isolate Dsil-2018 chromosome 2, BIME_Dsil_1.4, whole genome shotgun sequence, the following proteins share a genomic window:
- the LOC119442364 gene encoding uncharacterized protein LOC119442364, with protein MVRARSRRQHVVLSLLILVLMAGNVHGWATLKKILMARLLSGPRVIAVPIPVPTGHHHPPPRPPPHYHHHHLPPPPPPPPPPPPPMLPVAVPIHHYHYPPTNVWDTPIPKSPGVTEITDLSHLHALFDTPADSPAKLTQEHASGVDVVDFSAAAEALASASADKSSKASSTQSLPTYSERVATKRPTYNPYRSTSYYAAETPNKYYTSSASSPYSSKSYAAVDYDSYSTKALSKSTRPSYGPRYLDEADYPAYMAALRQYMKDHHITSLEPTWNRQATSYSQTESSKWPSVEAPPSKAAADYTASQYKGYGWMAYPTPSYNKAYPTHSYDKAYPTHSYDKSYPTLSNDKSYPTHSYDRAYPTHSNGKAYPTHSYDKAYSTHSYGKKEEDKTSATKQYESTDPFDWAQYVASAYKAASEKASSQSSAAARYDTVSQSADNYADTSSTTTTESSPGSPKYEGNTKQESPSTLASVTSTTSKTPTELQASERPATTTLSSGSPRSIKKT; from the exons ATGGTTCGAGCGAGGAGCCGCCGACAGCACGTGGTGCTGTCCTTGCTGATTCTCGTCTTGATGGCGGGAAACGTACACGGCTGGGCCACGCTGAAGAAGATTCTGATGGCGCGGTTACTTAGCGGGCCTCGGGTGATTGCCGTTCCTATTCCCGTACCCACGGGTCACCACCACCCGCCTCCAAGGCCACCACCGCACTATCACCACCACCACTTGCcaccgcctccgccgccgccaccaccgccgccccCACCAATGCTCCCAGTAGCTGTGCC CATTCACCATTACCACTACCCACCGACGAACGTATGGGACACGCCCATTCCCAAGTCTCCAGGCGTCACCGAAATCACCGACCTCTCTCACCTGCACGCCCTGTTCGACACACCCGCCGATTCACCGGCAAAGTTGACCCAAGAGCACGCGAGTGGTGTCGACGTTGTAGATTTCAGTGCCGCCGCCGAAGCTCTAGCTTCGGCCAGCGCCGACAAGTCTTCTAAGGCGTCGTCGACGCAGAGTTTGCCGACGTATTCGGAGCGCGTGGCGACCAAGCGTCCGACTTATAACCCTTACAGAAGCACGTCCTACTACGCGGCTGAGACTCCCAACAAGTACTACACTTCCTCGGCTTCTTCTCCCTACTCGAGCAAGTCCTACGCGGCCGTCGACTACGATAGTTACTCCACCAAAGCGCTGTCGAAATCCACTCGTCCGTCTTACGGACCGAGATACTTGGATGAGGCCGACTACCCTGCTTACATGGCTGCTTTGAGACAATACATGAAGGATCATCACATAACGTCCCTGGAGCCCACGTGGAATCGACAAGCAACGTCTTACTCTCAGACAGAGTCCTCAAAGTGGCCTTCCGTGGAGGCGCCACCTAGTAAAGCAGCCGCCGACTACACCGCGTCGCAATACAAGGGCTACGGCTGGATGGCGTACCCGACGCCTTCCTACAACAAAGCCTATCCTACGCATTCGTACGACAAAGCGTATCCAACGCATTCTTACGACAAGTCGTATCCTACGCTTTCCAACGACAAATCATATCCTACACATTCGTATGACAGAGCCTATCCTACACATTCTAACGGCAAAGCGTATCCTACGCATTCCTACGACAAAGCATATTCGACGCATTCCTACGGCAAGAAAGAGGAAGACAAAACTAGCGCGACAAAGCAGTACGAATCCACCGACCCTTTCGACTGGGCCCAGTACGTTGCTTCGGCGTACAAAGCTGCGAGCGAGAAGGCGTCGAGCCAGTCTTCTGCTGCGGCTAGGTACGACACGGTGTCTCAGAGCGCTGACAATTACGCGGACACTTCGTCGACGACCACAACTGAGTCATCACCGGGGTCTCCGAAATACGAAGGTAATACGAAGCAAGAAAGTCCTTCCACGTTGGCATCGGTGACTTCGACGACTTCGAAGACTCCAACGGAGCTGCAAGCGTCAGAGCGTCCCGCCACTACAACCTTGTCTTCGGGAAGCCCGAGATCAATTAAGAAAACCTAA